Proteins encoded within one genomic window of Flavobacterium gilvum:
- a CDS encoding alpha/beta hydrolase family protein, protein MKKTAFVLIAILVAFTGFGQDIAGQWNGFLKVPGGQLTLVFNISKNEKGYSTTMDSPDQGAKGIPVATTSFQNSTLKFEMPNARIGFEGVLNQFGVIVGTFTQSGQSFPLNLSREKLKKEAAKRPQEPKEPFPYYTEDVTFENKIDKNVLAGTLTLPKKEGKFPVAILISGSGPQNRNEEIFEHKPFLVLADYLTKKGIAVLRFDDRGTGKSTGEFKTATTLDFAKDVQAGIAYLQTRKEIDKNKIGLIGHSEGGMIAPLVAENSKEIDFIVLLAGVGIHPDQLLLLQKEKIERQMNVPENQIQQGKEIFKGAYDIIVNSAASRDIVKSQVTTYLKQKLEHKLNADQINSLSGSITTPWMVCFLKLNPATALEKVKCPVLALNGEKDIQVPADVNLEAIKAALTKGGNKNVAIKKLPNLNHLFQECETGSPNEYATIEQTFSPTALEEISNWVLAQVK, encoded by the coding sequence ATGAAAAAAACAGCATTTGTTTTAATTGCAATTTTGGTTGCATTTACTGGGTTTGGACAAGATATTGCCGGGCAATGGAATGGTTTTTTAAAAGTTCCAGGCGGACAATTAACACTTGTTTTTAATATTTCAAAAAACGAAAAAGGCTATAGCACTACGATGGATAGCCCCGATCAGGGAGCCAAAGGAATCCCAGTTGCGACTACCAGTTTTCAAAATTCAACTTTGAAATTTGAAATGCCTAATGCCAGAATTGGTTTTGAAGGGGTGCTGAATCAATTTGGTGTGATTGTTGGTACTTTTACTCAAAGCGGTCAGTCATTTCCATTGAATTTGTCCAGAGAAAAACTAAAAAAAGAAGCTGCCAAAAGGCCTCAGGAACCCAAAGAACCGTTTCCATATTATACGGAAGACGTAACTTTTGAAAACAAAATTGACAAGAATGTTTTGGCAGGTACGCTGACTTTACCCAAAAAAGAAGGCAAGTTTCCAGTTGCGATTTTGATAAGTGGGAGTGGGCCGCAAAATAGAAATGAAGAAATATTTGAGCACAAACCTTTTTTGGTTCTGGCTGATTACCTAACCAAAAAAGGAATAGCCGTTCTGCGCTTTGACGACCGAGGAACAGGAAAATCAACAGGCGAATTTAAAACGGCAACAACTTTGGATTTTGCCAAAGATGTTCAGGCAGGAATCGCTTACCTGCAAACCAGAAAGGAAATTGATAAAAACAAAATTGGACTGATAGGACATAGCGAAGGAGGAATGATTGCGCCTCTTGTTGCTGAAAATTCGAAAGAGATAGATTTTATTGTTTTATTGGCAGGTGTGGGAATTCATCCTGACCAATTATTGCTTTTGCAAAAAGAAAAGATAGAACGACAAATGAACGTTCCTGAAAATCAAATTCAGCAAGGAAAGGAAATTTTTAAAGGAGCTTATGACATTATTGTGAATTCCGCTGCGAGTCGGGACATTGTAAAGAGTCAGGTAACGACTTATTTAAAACAAAAACTAGAACATAAATTAAATGCAGATCAGATTAATTCATTGTCAGGCAGTATCACGACTCCCTGGATGGTTTGCTTTTTAAAACTAAATCCAGCAACAGCATTGGAGAAAGTAAAATGTCCAGTTTTGGCACTCAATGGTGAAAAAGATATACAAGTTCCAGCTGATGTTAATCTGGAGGCAATTAAAGCGGCATTGACCAAAGGGGGAAACAAAAATGTTGCTATAAAAAAACTCCCCAATCTGAATCATTTGTTTCAGGAATGTGAAACAGGTTCGCCAAATGAATACGCCACAATCGAGCAGACTTTTTCGCCAACGGCATTGGAAGAAATCTCAAATTGGGTTTTGGCGCAGGTGAAGTAA
- a CDS encoding Ig-like domain-containing protein: protein MPQNYKSIKYSIVIAFFFFINSNAQVIQWQNTIGGDNYEWPTFIELANDGNYISGGYSFSDISRDKTENSRGFNDFWLIKIDDTSGNLLWQKTIGGIDNDYLVSAKETTDGGYILGGYSSSPISGEKTQNSRGYDDYWVVRLDANRNIKWDKTYGGSGVDRLTSIIQTDDGGYLIGGSSDSNISGEKSENSRGNIDMWVIKIDASGNIIWQKTFGGSNLDWVQSMIKTPDGGYILAGSSHSNISGDKTQNSRGFGDYWILKIDAIGNIIWQKTIGGNNGDYAKSIITTSDGNYIIGGDSSSNISGEKSENTISNSPDVWLVKIDNNGQLLWQKNIGGNNTESFENIRTTSDNGFILATMSASEISGSKTEASRGGADYWVIKLDTNGNFEWDKTIGGNGPDQTESIVQGRDGSYVVTGWSQSNISGDKSENKSGLQDFWYAKIKVCGNNVPSPSNYFVCLGSTIDLSAAGGISYSWTGPNGFTSTQQNPSILNANASKAGQYRCNITEQEGCSITKLVDVSINNQPLPTLTSPQSFCIQQNASLNNIAITGQNIKWYDTLTTGNLLSNTTPLQNNRIYYASQTINSCESERIPVTINIQNTLAPTGNTNQTFCSSQNPTIANIQVNGNSIKWYDAINNGSLLVATTNLQNGKTYYVSQTVNNCESSRLGVLVSIVNTPSAPTGNTNQAFCKNQNTNLSNIQIAGQNIKWYDSNLSTTVLPNTTLLENNKTYYASQTVGCESVRTAILVQINDTALPTGNSSQQFCIDENATIANLNVTGTNLKWYDSAINGNILQQSTLQNAVYYATQTLNNCESERYAVTVKVQDTQIPIADSPQVFCIQKNALIRDIDITGQNIKWYDGYTSSVNLTESTLLVNGITYYASQLINNCESERIPVTIDILNATASDCINLIDELPYPKFFTPNNDGFNDHWTIDFAYLAPKSTIKIFDRYGKIIKELTLDSSWDGTYNGYQLPATDYWFVVTRANGKEFRSHFSLKR, encoded by the coding sequence ATGCCTCAAAACTATAAATCTATCAAATATTCTATAGTAATAGCTTTCTTTTTCTTTATTAATTCAAATGCACAAGTCATCCAATGGCAAAACACAATCGGAGGGGATAATTATGAATGGCCCACATTTATTGAATTAGCCAATGATGGAAATTATATAAGCGGAGGTTATTCATTCTCAGATATCTCAAGAGACAAAACTGAAAACTCAAGAGGTTTTAACGATTTTTGGCTTATTAAAATAGATGATACTTCTGGTAATCTATTATGGCAAAAAACCATTGGAGGAATCGACAATGACTATTTAGTTTCAGCAAAAGAGACAACAGATGGAGGTTATATATTAGGGGGATACAGTTCTTCTCCAATATCTGGTGAAAAAACACAAAATTCAAGGGGTTATGATGATTATTGGGTTGTAAGACTGGATGCAAATAGAAATATTAAATGGGACAAAACCTATGGTGGATCTGGCGTTGATAGATTAACATCAATTATACAAACGGATGATGGCGGTTACCTTATAGGTGGCTCTTCGGATTCGAATATTTCGGGAGAAAAATCTGAAAATTCAAGAGGAAATATTGACATGTGGGTAATAAAAATTGATGCATCAGGCAATATAATTTGGCAAAAAACATTCGGAGGCAGTAACCTAGACTGGGTTCAATCCATGATTAAAACTCCTGATGGTGGATATATTTTGGCAGGTTCATCTCATTCAAATATATCGGGAGATAAAACCCAAAATTCAAGAGGCTTTGGAGATTATTGGATTCTTAAAATTGATGCTATTGGAAATATTATTTGGCAAAAAACTATTGGAGGCAATAATGGTGATTATGCCAAATCAATTATTACCACTTCAGATGGCAATTATATCATTGGTGGCGACTCTTCTTCAAATATTTCAGGAGAAAAAAGTGAAAACACCATTAGTAATTCACCAGATGTCTGGCTTGTAAAAATAGACAACAACGGACAATTATTGTGGCAAAAAAACATTGGAGGAAACAATACCGAATCATTTGAAAACATCAGAACTACGTCAGACAATGGTTTTATTCTGGCAACAATGTCTGCTTCGGAAATTTCAGGCTCTAAAACTGAAGCTTCTCGTGGTGGTGCGGATTATTGGGTTATCAAACTAGACACAAATGGTAATTTTGAATGGGACAAAACTATTGGTGGTAACGGTCCTGACCAAACAGAATCAATTGTACAAGGCAGAGATGGAAGTTACGTTGTTACTGGTTGGTCTCAATCCAACATTTCCGGTGATAAATCTGAAAACAAAAGCGGATTACAAGATTTTTGGTATGCAAAAATTAAGGTATGTGGCAATAATGTCCCTTCACCTAGCAACTACTTTGTCTGTTTGGGAAGCACAATTGATCTCTCTGCAGCAGGAGGAATTAGTTATTCTTGGACTGGCCCTAATGGTTTTACATCAACTCAACAGAACCCTTCAATTCTTAATGCAAACGCATCAAAAGCAGGACAATATAGATGTAATATTACTGAACAAGAAGGTTGTAGTATAACTAAATTAGTAGATGTTAGTATCAATAATCAACCATTACCAACTTTAACTTCCCCACAATCTTTCTGCATTCAACAAAATGCATCTTTAAATAATATTGCAATAACAGGCCAAAATATAAAATGGTATGACACATTAACGACTGGAAACCTTTTATCAAATACAACTCCTCTTCAGAATAACAGAATCTATTACGCTTCTCAAACTATTAACAGTTGCGAAAGCGAAAGAATTCCGGTAACAATTAACATTCAAAATACATTGGCTCCAACAGGAAATACAAATCAAACTTTTTGTTCCAGTCAAAATCCTACTATTGCTAATATCCAAGTTAACGGAAACTCAATAAAATGGTATGATGCTATAAACAATGGTTCATTACTTGTAGCAACTACTAATTTACAAAACGGAAAAACATACTACGTTTCTCAAACTGTGAATAATTGTGAAAGTTCCAGACTTGGAGTTTTGGTTTCAATTGTCAATACGCCTTCTGCTCCAACAGGGAACACAAATCAGGCATTTTGTAAAAATCAAAATACAAACCTCAGTAATATTCAAATAGCAGGTCAAAATATAAAATGGTACGATTCGAATCTTTCAACAACGGTCTTGCCAAACACTACTTTATTAGAAAACAACAAAACCTATTACGCCTCACAAACTGTAGGGTGTGAAAGCGTAAGAACTGCTATTTTAGTCCAAATTAATGATACTGCTTTGCCAACGGGAAACAGCAGCCAACAATTTTGCATCGATGAAAACGCCACTATTGCAAATCTTAATGTAACTGGAACAAATCTAAAATGGTATGATTCTGCAATAAACGGGAATATTTTACAACAATCAACATTGCAAAATGCTGTTTATTACGCAACGCAAACATTGAATAATTGCGAAAGCGAAAGATATGCTGTTACTGTAAAAGTTCAGGATACTCAAATTCCGATTGCGGATTCCCCACAGGTATTTTGTATTCAAAAAAATGCTTTAATCAGAGATATTGATATTACGGGACAAAATATAAAATGGTATGATGGCTACACTTCTTCTGTAAATTTGACAGAATCAACGCTACTTGTAAATGGAATTACGTATTATGCTTCACAGTTAATAAACAATTGCGAAAGCGAGCGAATTCCTGTAACTATAGATATTCTTAATGCAACCGCTAGTGACTGTATCAACCTTATTGATGAACTTCCCTATCCCAAATTCTTTACGCCCAATAATGATGGATTCAATGATCATTGGACAATTGACTTTGCTTATTTGGCACCCAAATCAACCATAAAAATATTTGATCGTTATGGAAAAATCATAAAAGAATTAACACTTGATTCTTCTTGGGACGGAACCTATAATGGATACCAACTTCCCGCAACAGATTATTGGTTTGTAGTGACAAGAGCAAACGGCAAAGAATTCAGAAGTCATTTTAGTCTAAAGCGATAA